In Bradyrhizobium guangxiense, the following are encoded in one genomic region:
- a CDS encoding Rieske (2Fe-2S) protein, with product MDQNTAYAICAFNDIPSQRAIGFHLMIVGEDGAPRPWPIVIVRWGKQVFGYLNRCPHNGVNLDWERNQFLDGNGTRLLCGKHGAAFELGTGRCVDGPCKGESLTPIALAVLDGDICVTGVTLVEDDETACEEEV from the coding sequence ATGGACCAGAATACCGCTTATGCGATCTGCGCTTTCAACGACATTCCGAGCCAGCGGGCGATCGGCTTTCATCTCATGATCGTCGGCGAGGACGGCGCGCCGCGGCCCTGGCCGATCGTCATCGTGCGCTGGGGCAAGCAGGTGTTCGGCTATCTCAACCGCTGCCCCCACAACGGCGTGAACCTGGACTGGGAACGCAACCAGTTCCTGGATGGTAACGGCACAAGGCTGCTGTGCGGGAAGCACGGCGCCGCCTTCGAGCTCGGCACGGGCCGTTGTGTCGATGGGCCGTGCAAGGGCGAGAGCCTGACGCCGATCGCTCTCGCCGTGCTTGACGGCGATATTTGCGTCACCGGCGTGACGCTGGTGGAGGACGATGAAACGGCCTGCGAGGAGGAAGTCTGA